In Fusobacterium canifelinum, a genomic segment contains:
- a CDS encoding toxin-antitoxin system YwqK family antitoxin — protein MRKNFLVLIFLFFIFSILNAKPLKTEAELQNIRNKADKIVQEELKNDYKKEYLKRKNNLEKIEGIKENVFSDGEFAFRLEDGVVTEALKIIETTHNTTVTKIFDEEGNLLTIIFFSNDENSRFYRYYDENLNLAIDINCIDGKCIQKGYYSNKKLAYIKEAKLTENLDILTNGKYTEYYKNGQIKIQGSYKEGMRNGEFKTFLKNGKSAGFIIYKDGKIIKSTLVKTMKDNASFSPISYANYDLDTSYSIGGVDFPNKLLKRYRMYDKKGVLNGNSISYYEEGNIQSIFPYKNNLIEGLVIRYYENGNIKEEVNYKNDKMNGEAKSYDENGKLNGRTIFKDDIKLEEDVYKENEILKNTFKNGELVKQDICTLNGTLKERRILNGDEMEYSTFYPNGNVKQKILAKDKTIIKEQIYARNGNIMSNSFFSDGKPVIELFEYYPDGKLFRKISTVNKMLNGDSIEYYPNGNIKEKTHFINNKEEGEHFFYDKNGNLIKTDIYKNDVKQ, from the coding sequence ATGAGAAAAAATTTTCTAGTATTAATTTTTTTATTTTTTATATTTTCAATATTAAATGCAAAGCCTTTAAAAACTGAAGCAGAACTTCAAAATATTAGAAATAAGGCTGATAAAATAGTTCAAGAAGAATTAAAAAATGATTATAAGAAAGAATATCTAAAAAGAAAAAATAATTTAGAGAAAATTGAAGGGATTAAAGAAAATGTCTTTAGTGATGGAGAATTTGCATTTCGATTGGAAGATGGTGTAGTTACTGAAGCTTTAAAAATAATAGAAACAACACATAATACCACGGTTACCAAAATATTTGATGAAGAAGGAAACTTATTAACTATAATTTTTTTCAGTAATGATGAAAATTCACGTTTCTATAGATATTATGATGAGAATTTAAATCTTGCTATAGATATAAACTGTATTGATGGGAAATGTATACAAAAAGGTTATTATAGTAATAAAAAATTAGCATATATCAAAGAAGCGAAATTAACAGAAAACTTAGATATTCTTACAAATGGAAAATACACAGAATACTATAAAAATGGACAAATAAAAATACAAGGTTCATATAAGGAAGGTATGAGAAATGGAGAATTTAAGACCTTTCTTAAAAATGGAAAGAGTGCAGGTTTTATAATCTATAAAGATGGTAAAATTATAAAATCTACTTTAGTTAAAACTATGAAAGATAATGCTAGTTTCTCTCCAATAAGTTATGCCAATTATGATTTGGATACTTCTTACTCTATAGGAGGAGTAGATTTCCCGAATAAACTTTTAAAAAGATATCGTATGTATGACAAAAAAGGAGTTCTTAATGGGAATAGTATAAGCTATTATGAAGAAGGAAATATTCAATCAATTTTTCCTTATAAAAATAATCTAATTGAGGGTTTAGTTATTAGATATTATGAAAATGGGAATATTAAAGAAGAAGTTAATTATAAAAACGATAAAATGAATGGTGAAGCGAAATCTTATGATGAAAATGGAAAGTTAAATGGAAGAACTATCTTTAAAGATGATATTAAACTTGAAGAAGATGTTTATAAAGAAAATGAGATATTGAAAAATACTTTTAAAAATGGAGAACTTGTTAAACAAGATATTTGTACACTGAATGGTACTTTAAAAGAAAGAAGAATATTAAATGGAGATGAAATGGAATATTCAACTTTTTATCCAAATGGGAATGTTAAACAAAAAATTCTAGCTAAAGATAAAACAATAATAAAAGAACAAATTTATGCTAGAAATGGAAATATTATGTCTAATAGCTTCTTCTCTGATGGAAAACCTGTAATAGAGTTATTTGAATATTATCCAGATGGAAAACTTTTTAGAAAAATCTCTACTGTAAATAAAATGTTAAACGGAGATTCAATTGAATATTATCCAAATGGAAATATAAAAGAAAAAACTCACTTTATAAATAATAAAGAAGAAGGAGAACATTTTTTCTATGATAAAAATGGAAATCTAATCAAAACAGATATTTATAAAAATGATGTAAAACAATAA
- the leuS gene encoding leucine--tRNA ligase — translation MRDYEFKEIEKKWQERWDKDNIFKTENEVEGKENYYVLSMLPYPSGKLHVGHARNYTIGDVISRYKRMKGYNVLQPMGWDSFGLPAENAAIQNGTHPAIWTKSNIENMRRQLKLMGFSYDWEREIASYTPEYYKWNQWIFKKMYEKGLIYKKKSLVNWCPDCQTVLANEQVEDGMCWRHSKTHVIQKELEQWFFKITDYADELLEGHEEIKDGWPEKVLTMQKNWIGKSFGTELKLKVVETGEDLPIFTTRIDTIYGVSYAVVAPEHPIVEKILKVNPSIKDRVTEMKNTDIIERGAEGREKNGIDSGWHIENPVSKEVVPLWIADYVLMNYGTGAVMGVPAHDERDFVFAGKYNLPVKQVITSKKADEKAELPYIEEGVMINSGEFNGLSSKDALVKIAEYVEEKGYGKRTYKYRLKDWGISRQRYWGTPIPALYCEKCGEVLEKDENLPVLLPNDIEFSGNGNPLETSNEFKEATCPCCGGKARRDTDTMDTFVDSSWYFLRYCDPKNLNLPFSKEIVDKWTPVDQYIGGVEHAVMHLLYARFFHKVLRDLSLLSSNEPFKRLLTQGMVLGPSYYSEKENKYLLPKDVVIKGDKAYSQSGEELQVKVEKMSKSKNNGVDPEEMLDKYGADTTRLFIMFAAPPEKELEWNENGLAGAYRFLTRVWRLVFENSELVKNANDEIDYNKLSKEDKTLLIKLNQTIKKVTDAIENNYHFNTAIAANMELINEVQAYVSSSMNSEQAAKILGYTLKKIIVMLSPFVPHFCDEIWEELGESGYLFNEKWPEYDEKMLSSDETTIAVQVNGKVRGSFEIAKDSEQALVEKTALELPNVTKHLEGMNVVKVIVIPNRIVNIVVKPQ, via the coding sequence TTGAGAGATTATGAATTTAAGGAAATTGAAAAAAAATGGCAAGAAAGATGGGATAAAGACAATATATTTAAAACAGAAAATGAAGTAGAAGGAAAAGAAAATTATTATGTACTTTCAATGTTACCTTATCCTTCTGGGAAATTACATGTAGGGCATGCTAGAAATTATACAATAGGGGATGTAATTTCAAGATATAAAAGAATGAAAGGTTATAATGTCTTACAACCTATGGGTTGGGACTCATTTGGTTTACCTGCTGAAAATGCTGCAATTCAAAATGGTACTCATCCTGCTATTTGGACTAAGTCTAATATAGAAAATATGAGAAGACAATTAAAATTAATGGGGTTTTCTTATGATTGGGAAAGAGAAATAGCAAGTTATACACCAGAATACTATAAATGGAATCAATGGATATTTAAAAAAATGTATGAAAAAGGTTTAATCTATAAGAAAAAATCTTTGGTAAACTGGTGTCCTGATTGCCAAACTGTTTTAGCAAATGAACAAGTTGAAGATGGAATGTGTTGGCGTCATTCAAAGACTCATGTTATACAAAAAGAATTGGAACAATGGTTCTTTAAAATTACTGATTATGCAGATGAATTATTAGAAGGACATGAAGAAATTAAAGATGGTTGGCCAGAAAAAGTTTTAACTATGCAAAAGAATTGGATAGGAAAATCTTTTGGAACAGAATTAAAGTTAAAAGTTGTAGAAACAGGAGAAGATTTACCTATATTCACAACTAGAATTGATACTATTTATGGTGTTTCTTATGCAGTTGTTGCACCTGAACATCCAATAGTTGAAAAAATTTTAAAAGTAAATCCTTCAATTAAAGATAGAGTAACAGAAATGAAAAATACAGATATAATTGAAAGAGGTGCAGAAGGTAGAGAAAAAAATGGTATAGATAGTGGTTGGCATATAGAAAATCCTGTAAGTAAAGAAGTTGTACCATTGTGGATAGCAGATTATGTTCTTATGAATTATGGTACAGGAGCAGTTATGGGAGTTCCTGCACATGATGAAAGAGACTTCGTTTTTGCAGGTAAATATAATTTACCAGTTAAACAAGTTATAACTTCTAAAAAAGCTGATGAAAAAGCTGAGCTTCCTTATATAGAAGAAGGAGTAATGATAAATTCAGGAGAATTCAATGGTTTATCAAGTAAAGATGCCTTAGTAAAAATAGCTGAATATGTGGAAGAAAAAGGCTATGGAAAAAGAACATATAAATATAGATTAAAAGACTGGGGAATTTCAAGACAAAGATATTGGGGGACTCCTATTCCAGCTTTATATTGTGAAAAATGTGGAGAAGTTTTAGAAAAAGATGAAAATTTACCAGTGTTGTTACCTAATGATATAGAGTTTTCTGGAAATGGAAATCCATTAGAAACTTCTAATGAATTTAAAGAAGCAACTTGTCCTTGTTGTGGTGGAAAAGCTAGAAGAGATACAGATACTATGGATACATTTGTGGATTCTTCTTGGTATTTTTTAAGATATTGTGACCCTAAAAATTTAAATCTACCTTTCAGCAAAGAAATAGTTGATAAATGGACACCAGTAGACCAATATATAGGTGGAGTGGAACATGCAGTAATGCACTTGTTGTATGCAAGATTTTTCCATAAAGTTTTAAGAGATTTAAGTTTACTTTCATCAAATGAACCATTTAAAAGATTATTGACACAAGGAATGGTATTAGGACCATCATATTATTCTGAAAAAGAAAATAAATATTTACTTCCAAAAGATGTTGTTATAAAGGGAGATAAGGCTTATTCTCAATCAGGAGAAGAATTGCAAGTAAAAGTTGAAAAGATGTCAAAATCTAAAAATAATGGTGTTGACCCAGAAGAAATGCTTGATAAATATGGAGCAGACACAACAAGATTATTTATTATGTTTGCTGCACCACCTGAAAAAGAATTAGAATGGAATGAAAATGGACTTGCAGGAGCATATAGATTTTTAACAAGAGTTTGGAGATTAGTTTTTGAAAATTCAGAGCTTGTAAAAAATGCAAATGATGAAATTGATTACAATAAACTTTCAAAAGAAGATAAAACATTGTTGATTAAATTAAATCAAACTATTAAAAAAGTTACAGATGCTATTGAAAATAATTACCATTTCAATACTGCTATAGCAGCTAATATGGAGCTTATCAATGAAGTTCAAGCTTATGTATCTTCTTCAATGAATTCAGAACAAGCTGCTAAGATTTTAGGTTATACATTGAAGAAAATAATAGTTATGTTATCTCCATTTGTTCCTCATTTCTGTGATGAAATTTGGGAAGAATTAGGAGAAAGTGGATATTTATTCAATGAAAAATGGCCTGAATATGATGAAAAAATGTTATCATCTGATGAAACTACTATTGCTGTTCAAGTAAATGGAAAAGTTAGAGGAAGTTTTGAAATTGCAAAAGATAGCGAACAAGCCTTAGTTGAAAAGACTGCTTTGGAATTACCAAATGTAACTAAACATTTAGAAGGTATGAATGTTGTGAAAGTTATTGTAATACCTAATAGAATAGTCAATATTGTTGTAAAACCTCAATAG
- a CDS encoding sigma-70 family RNA polymerase sigma factor — MEDINAILKKAQSGDNEAIDLILKEYSKLLSFNAQKYYLVGAEQEDLVQEGILGLLKAIKFYDETKSSFSSFAFLCIRREMISAIRKANTQKQMVLNEALKTNAILEESAYFDDEKHNINNYKSPVSNPEEIYLLKEEIEEFKNFSENNFSKFEKEVLTYLIRGYSYREIATILSKNLKSIDNTIQRIRKKSEEWIKEEENIKR; from the coding sequence ATGGAAGATATCAATGCTATTTTAAAAAAAGCACAGTCTGGTGATAATGAAGCTATTGATTTGATATTAAAGGAATATTCAAAACTTTTATCTTTTAATGCACAAAAATATTATTTAGTAGGTGCAGAACAAGAAGATTTAGTACAAGAGGGAATTTTAGGTTTATTAAAAGCAATAAAATTCTATGATGAAACTAAGTCATCTTTTAGTAGTTTTGCATTTTTGTGTATAAGAAGAGAGATGATAAGTGCAATAAGAAAAGCTAATACTCAAAAACAGATGGTATTAAATGAAGCTTTAAAAACAAATGCTATACTTGAAGAAAGTGCATATTTTGATGATGAAAAACATAATATAAATAACTATAAATCACCAGTGAGTAATCCAGAAGAAATTTATTTATTGAAAGAAGAAATAGAAGAATTTAAAAATTTTTCTGAGAATAATTTTAGTAAATTTGAAAAAGAAGTTTTAACTTATTTAATTAGAGGTTACTCATATAGAGAGATAGCAACAATTTTATCTAAAAATTTAAAAAGCATAGATAATACAATTCAAAGAATAAGAAAAAAGAGTGAAGAGTGGATAAAAGAAGAAGAAAATATTAAGAGGTGA
- the rlmB gene encoding 23S rRNA (guanosine(2251)-2'-O)-methyltransferase RlmB, whose amino-acid sequence MERIIGINPVTEALLNKEKNIEKLELYNGLKGETVQKLKDLASKRNIKIFYTGKKIENSQGVAVYISNYDYYKDFDEAYEELAGKDKSLVLILDEIQDPRNFGAIIRSAEVFKVDLIIIPERNSVRINETVVKTSTGAIEYVNISKVTNLSDTINKLKKLDYWVYGAAGEANINYNEEDYPNKVVLVLGNEGSGIRKKVREHCDKLVKIPMYGQINSLNVSVASGILLSRIVNK is encoded by the coding sequence ATGGAAAGAATAATAGGTATCAATCCAGTTACAGAGGCTTTATTAAATAAAGAAAAAAATATAGAAAAATTAGAACTCTATAATGGTTTAAAAGGTGAAACAGTACAAAAATTAAAAGATTTAGCTTCTAAGAGAAATATTAAAATATTTTATACTGGCAAAAAAATAGAAAATTCACAAGGTGTGGCAGTATATATAAGTAACTATGACTACTACAAAGACTTTGATGAAGCCTATGAAGAACTTGCTGGAAAAGATAAATCATTGGTTTTAATCTTAGATGAGATACAAGACCCAAGAAATTTTGGAGCAATAATAAGAAGTGCAGAAGTATTTAAAGTAGATTTAATAATAATTCCAGAAAGAAATTCAGTGAGAATAAATGAAACTGTTGTTAAGACTTCAACAGGAGCAATAGAATATGTAAATATTTCTAAGGTTACTAATCTGTCAGACACAATAAATAAACTTAAAAAATTAGATTATTGGGTATATGGAGCAGCAGGAGAAGCAAATATAAACTATAACGAAGAAGATTATCCAAATAAAGTTGTTTTAGTTCTAGGAAATGAAGGTAGTGGAATAAGAAAAAAAGTGAGAGAACATTGTGATAAATTAGTTAAAATTCCAATGTATGGACAAATTAACTCATTAAATGTTTCTGTTGCAAGTGGTATTCTGCTGTCAAGAATTGTAAATAAATAA
- the murA gene encoding UDP-N-acetylglucosamine 1-carboxyvinyltransferase produces MVEAFKIVGGKKIAGELKVDGSKNSTLPIMIATLVEKGTYVLRNVPDLRDIRTLVALLESLGLEVEKLDANSYKIINNGLSGAEASYDLVKKMRASFLVMGGMLAIEKRGKVALPGGCAIGARPVDLHLKGFEALGAKINIEHGYVEATTENGLRGGNIVLDFPSVGATENIIMAAVKAKGKTVLENAAKEPEIEDLCNFLIKMGAKISGVGTSRLEIDGVDKLTACEYSIIPDRIVAGTYIIASILFDGSIKVSGIVPDHLSSFLLKLEEMGAKFKIEGDRLEVLSKLSDLKPVKVTTMPHPGFPTDLQSPMMTLMCLVNGASEIKETIFENRFMHVPELNRMGAKIEIDSSTAKITGVENFSSAEVMASDLRAGASLILAALKANGESLVNRIYHVDRGYENFEEKFKALGANIERIKTEA; encoded by the coding sequence ATGGTTGAAGCATTTAAAATAGTTGGTGGAAAAAAAATAGCAGGAGAATTAAAAGTTGATGGTTCAAAAAATTCAACACTCCCAATAATGATAGCAACATTAGTTGAGAAAGGAACATATGTATTAAGAAATGTTCCTGATTTAAGAGATATTAGAACTTTGGTTGCACTCTTAGAAAGCTTAGGATTGGAAGTAGAAAAATTAGATGCTAATTCATATAAAATAATAAATAATGGACTTAGTGGAGCAGAAGCAAGCTATGATTTAGTTAAAAAGATGAGAGCTTCATTTTTAGTAATGGGTGGAATGCTTGCCATTGAAAAAAGAGGAAAAGTTGCCCTACCAGGTGGTTGTGCAATAGGAGCAAGACCTGTTGACTTACATTTAAAAGGTTTTGAAGCACTAGGAGCAAAAATAAATATAGAACATGGATATGTTGAAGCTACAACAGAAAATGGTTTAAGAGGTGGAAATATAGTCCTTGATTTCCCAAGTGTTGGAGCAACAGAAAATATAATAATGGCAGCAGTTAAAGCTAAAGGGAAAACTGTTTTAGAAAATGCTGCAAAAGAGCCAGAAATAGAAGATTTATGTAATTTCTTAATAAAAATGGGAGCAAAAATAAGTGGAGTAGGAACAAGTAGACTTGAAATTGATGGAGTGGATAAACTGACTGCTTGTGAATATAGCATAATTCCAGATAGAATAGTTGCAGGAACATATATAATAGCTTCTATCTTATTTGATGGAAGTATAAAAGTTTCTGGAATAGTTCCAGATCATTTATCAAGTTTCTTATTAAAGCTTGAAGAAATGGGAGCTAAATTTAAAATAGAAGGAGATAGATTAGAAGTTTTATCAAAACTATCTGATTTAAAACCTGTAAAAGTAACAACTATGCCACACCCTGGTTTCCCAACAGATTTACAATCTCCAATGATGACACTTATGTGTTTAGTAAACGGAGCAAGTGAGATAAAAGAAACAATTTTTGAAAATAGATTTATGCATGTACCAGAACTTAATAGAATGGGAGCAAAAATAGAAATTGACTCATCAACTGCTAAAATAACAGGAGTTGAAAATTTCTCATCAGCAGAAGTTATGGCAAGTGATTTAAGAGCAGGAGCCTCACTTATACTTGCTGCACTGAAAGCAAATGGTGAAAGTTTAGTAAACAGAATTTACCATGTGGATAGAGGATATGAAAATTTTGAAGAAAAATTTAAGGCTTTGGGAGCAAATATAGAAAGAATTAAGACAGAAGCCTAA
- a CDS encoding AAA family ATPase — MRIEKVHIKNVKGIKDLELSFKKDDKILDLIVLAGVNGSGKTTILEAMKDFFNNRNIDFNDIEKSNIYLEIFFEDFEKNKIEEAEKSSDNYKHALWDFFGTLQNYNLYRKNSNDYYRNQIAKRFDIPPKIIYVPAENKFEEIQTYSTTLSKEYEFINTINSNVIRDIPSYIATRRNYLATVEENLTMKEVTNKVVNEINDIFNILELDVKLKGFSKDEKTLPIFENSAGEEFDINDLSSGEKQLFLRTLSIKMLEPKNSIILIDEPELSLHPKWQQRIVEVYKNIGENNQIILATHSPHILGSVSNENIFILYRNENGKIEAKTRDELYSSYGQPVERVLKDIMGLESVRTPKIEKELEELRKLVDENKYSTDDFKKKYNALLEILGNTDEDLFLIDMDVKMKQKVNSNVESK, encoded by the coding sequence ATGAGAATTGAAAAAGTCCATATAAAAAATGTAAAAGGGATAAAAGATTTAGAACTTTCATTTAAAAAAGATGATAAAATTTTGGATTTAATTGTTTTAGCTGGAGTAAATGGAAGTGGTAAAACAACTATTTTAGAAGCTATGAAAGATTTTTTTAATAACAGAAACATTGATTTCAATGATATAGAAAAATCAAATATTTATTTAGAAATATTTTTTGAAGATTTTGAAAAAAATAAGATTGAAGAAGCAGAAAAATCTTCTGATAACTACAAGCATGCATTATGGGATTTTTTTGGTACTTTACAAAATTATAACCTTTATAGAAAAAATAGTAATGACTATTATCGAAACCAAATAGCAAAAAGATTTGATATTCCACCTAAAATAATTTATGTCCCAGCTGAAAATAAATTTGAAGAAATTCAAACTTATTCTACAACTTTATCAAAAGAATATGAATTTATAAATACTATAAATTCTAATGTAATAAGGGATATTCCATCATATATAGCAACAAGAAGAAATTATCTTGCTACTGTTGAAGAAAATTTAACTATGAAAGAGGTTACTAATAAAGTAGTCAATGAAATAAATGATATCTTTAATATTTTAGAACTAGATGTCAAATTAAAAGGTTTTTCAAAAGATGAAAAAACTTTACCTATTTTTGAAAATTCTGCTGGTGAAGAATTTGATATAAATGATTTATCCTCTGGTGAAAAACAACTATTTTTAAGAACTTTATCTATAAAGATGTTAGAACCTAAAAATTCTATAATTTTAATTGATGAACCAGAATTGTCATTACACCCTAAATGGCAACAAAGAATAGTTGAAGTATATAAGAATATTGGAGAAAATAACCAAATAATATTAGCTACACATTCTCCACATATATTAGGAAGTGTCTCTAATGAAAATATTTTTATTTTATACAGAAATGAAAATGGAAAAATAGAAGCTAAAACAAGAGATGAACTTTATTCTTCTTATGGGCAACCTGTTGAGAGAGTTCTTAAAGATATAATGGGATTAGAATCGGTTAGAACCCCAAAGATAGAAAAAGAATTAGAAGAACTAAGAAAGCTTGTAGATGAAAATAAGTATAGTACTGATGACTTTAAAAAGAAATATAATGCCCTTTTAGAAATATTAGGAAATACAGATGAAGATTTATTCCTTATAGATATGGATGTAAAAATGAAACAAAAGGTGAATTCTAATGTTGAAAGTAAATAA